Proteins encoded in a region of the Rutidosis leptorrhynchoides isolate AG116_Rl617_1_P2 chromosome 9, CSIRO_AGI_Rlap_v1, whole genome shotgun sequence genome:
- the LOC139869407 gene encoding eukaryotic peptide chain release factor subunit 1-3-like: MSEGQETDKNIEIWKIKKLIKALEAARGNGTSMISLIMPPRDQVSRVTKMLGDEFGTASNIKSRVNRQSVLGAITSAQQRLKLYNKVPPNGLVLYTGTIVTDDGKEKKVTFDFEPFRPINASLYLCDNKFHTEALNELLESDDKFGFIVMDGNGTLFGTLSGNTREVLHKFTVDLPKKHGRGGQSALRFARLRMEKRHNYVRKTAELATQFYINPATSQPNVSGLILAGSADFKTELSQSDMFDQRLQAKILNVVDVSYGGENGFNQAIELSAEILANVKFIQEKRLIGKYFEEISQDTGKYVFGVEDTLKALDMGAVEILIVWENLDITRYMLKNSVTGEIVIKHLNKEQDTVQSNYRDAETNAELEVQEKMSLLEWFANEYKKFGCTLEFVTNKSQEGSQFCRGFGGIGGILRYQLDIRSFDELSDDGENYDSE, translated from the coding sequence ATGTCGGAAGGTCAAGAAACTGATAAGAATATCGAGATATGGAAGATTAAGAAGCTTATAAAGGCACTGGAAGCTGCCCGAGGAAACGGAACAAGCATGATTTCTCTGATTATGCCTCCACGTGATCAAGTTTCACGAGTCACGAAGATGCTCGGTGATGAATTTGGAACTGCTTCGAATATCAAGAGTAGGGTGAATCGTCAGTCAGTTTTAGGTGCTATAACATCTGCCCAACAGAGGCTCAAACTCTACAATAAAGTGCCTCCCAATGGACTTGTACTTTACACTGGAACAATTGTAACTGATGACGGTAAAGAAAAGAAAGTTACTTTTGACTTTGAGCCGTTCAGACCTATAAACGCGTCTCTTTATCTCTGTGATAACAAGTTTCACACAGAAGCTCTTAATGAACTGTTGGAATCGGACGACAAGTTTGGTTTTATCGTTATGGATGGTAATGGCACTCTTTTTGGGACGTTAAGTGGGAATACTAGGGAGGTTTTGCACAAGTTTACTGTTGACTTGCCAAAGAAACACGGAAGAGGAGGTCAATCAGCTTTGCGTTTTGCCCGTCTTCGAATGGAGAAACGTCACAATTATGTGAGGAAGACAGCTGAGTTAGCAACACAGTTTTATATCAATCCTGCAACCAGTCAACCGAATGTTTCTGGACTTATACTTGCAGGGTCTGCTGATTTTAAAACCGAGCTCAGTCAATCTGATATGTTTGACCAACGTCTTCAGGCAAAGATTTTGAATGTGGTTGATGTGTCTTATGGGGGTGAAAATGGTTTTAATCAGGCGATTGAGTTGTCTGCTGAAATTCTTGCGAACGTGAAGTTCATACAAGAGAAGCGTTTAATTGGGAAGTATTTTGAAGAGATAAGTCAAGATACGGGTAAATACGTATTTGGTGTTGAGGATACGTTGAAAGCTTTAGATATGGGAGCTGTTGAAATACTGATTGTTTGGGAGAATCTGGATATTACCCGTTACATGCTTAAGAATAGTGTTACTGGTGAAATTGTTATCAAGCATTTGAATAAGGAACAAGACACTGTGCAGAGCAATTATCGAGATGCTGAAACGAACGCTGAACTTGAAGTTCAGGAGAAGATGTCGTTGCTTGAGTGGTTTGCTAATGAGTACAAGAAGTTTGGGTGTACACTCGAGTTTGTTACAAACAAATCTCAAGAAGGGTCACAGTTTTGTAGAGGTTTTGGTGGAATTGGTGGCATCCTTCGTTACCAGCTTGATATTCGTTCGTTTGATGAGCTTTCGGATGATGGGGAAAATTATGATTCGGAATAG